Sequence from the Exiguobacterium aurantiacum genome:
GCTTCTTGCTTGGCAGCAGGCTTCGCGTCAGCCGGTTTTGACTCGGCAGACTTCGTTTCAGCCGGTTTCGTTGCAGCTGGTTTTTCTTGCTTGTCAGCCGAGCGGTATTTCTCAGGGTTGAAGACACGGTCGAGTTGCTTGACCGACTCCTCATCTAAGACAGCCATGTGGTTTTTCACTGGCTTGTTCATTTTCTCGAGCTGAGTAATGACTTGTTTACTTGTTACATTCTGTTCTTTTGCAAATTCATAGACGCGTTTTCCCAAAGCATCCACCTCCGTTAATAGTTAAGAGAGAAGTTGCTTAAGCTTGTTCGCAAATCCGGATTCTGTCACAGACACGACGACTCGCATGTCTTTACCTAAAGCAGCCCCGATCGTATATCGGTCGCTCACTTCAATCAATGGAACACCATACGATGTACATTTGTCGGTAACCCGTTTTCTCGTAGACGCTCCTGCATCTCCGGCAAGGATGACAAGCTTGGCTCGGCCAGCTCGCACATCCTTCAACACAAACTCTTCTCCCATCGTTACTTTCCTCGCCCGTGCGGCAAGGCCTAACAATGATTCCCACTGACTCATGATTCGGCTCCTGTCACAGCTTGCAACAGCTGCTCATAAAGCGCATCACTCGTCTTGACTTTTAAATGATGATCGAGTGTCCGTTTTTTCTCTGCCAAACGAATCACATCCGCATCTTTCGACAAATACGCCCCACGTCCGTTCAATTTACCAGACGTATCAATGACGACGTCGCCTTCCGGCGTCCGAACGACACGAATCAACGCTTGTTTCGGTAACATTTCTTGCGTGACCACACATTTGCGCAAAGGAAGTTTCTTTTGCTTCATGGTCATTCCTCTTCTTTCACCGTTGTCGGCTCGAGGGCGACGTCAACCGAGTCAGTCTGTTCCATTTCATTGTGAACAATTTCTGGCTCCGGTTCAACTTTTTCGGCGTACGTATCATACAAGTCCATACCT
This genomic interval carries:
- a CDS encoding YlxQ family RNA-binding protein, translated to MSQWESLLGLAARARKVTMGEEFVLKDVRAGRAKLVILAGDAGASTRKRVTDKCTSYGVPLIEVSDRYTIGAALGKDMRVVVSVTESGFANKLKQLLS
- the rnpM gene encoding RNase P modulator RnpM codes for the protein MTMKQKKLPLRKCVVTQEMLPKQALIRVVRTPEGDVVIDTSGKLNGRGAYLSKDADVIRLAEKKRTLDHHLKVKTSDALYEQLLQAVTGAES